GCCGCGGTACCCCGGTTGTCGGAGAACGGCGTGGTGCTCGTCGCGTCCAGCCATGACGTGGGCCGCCCCCGTGCCGGCGTGGCGGCCTACAGCGCGAGCAAGGCCGCCCTCGACGAGATCCTGCACTCGTGGCGCAGTGAGCACCCGGAGTTGTCGTTGATCCGGGTTGGCGTCGGACCCACCGAGGACACCGAGATCCTGCGCGGTGCCGACCGCGACCTGCTGGACCAGCTGCTCAAGCTGTGGGTCGAACAGGGAGCGCTGCCGGCCAGGATGTCGGCGCTTCACGATGTCGCCAACACGCTGGTGTCGCTGGTGACGACGGCGTTCGAGAACCCGACCGTGGTTCCCGAGGTCGTCCAGTTGTCACCGCGCATCCGTAAGCGGGCGCCGGCGAAGCAATAGCCGGGATCGCGGCCGTTTTCACACCTGGCCGGCCGGCAACGCCACAGGCTCGGAGGGGCCCTCAGGTTCATCGGTGGTCGCGGTGGGCTCGGCGTCGTCCGCCTTGCGGACAGGCTCCCCGGCAGGCGGTTTGGTCGGCCACCAACTGAGCTTGCCGATCAACACCGCCGCGGCAGGCACCGTGATGGTGCGCACCAAAAACGTGTCCAGCAGCAGACCGACGCCGATGATGAAACCGATCTGCACGGCGGCCAGCAGGCTGCTGAACGTCATGCCGAACATCGATGCCGCGAAGATGAGCCCGGCCGAGGTGATGACGCCGCCGGTGGCGCCGATGGTGCGGATCACGGCCGTGCGCATGCCGTGCGCGGCCTCGTCACGTATTCGTGAGATCAGCAGCAGGTTGTAGTCGGCGCCCACGGCGACCAACACCAGAAACGCCATGCCCGGCACCGTCCAGACGATCTGCTTGCCCAAAATGAACTGGAAGAACACCACGCCGATGCCAAGCGCTGACATGTACGAAAGAACAACGGACAGAACAAGATAGATCGGCGCGATGATCGATCGCAGCAGCCCGGCCAGAATCAGGAACACCACGATCAGGGTCACGGTGATGATGAACCGGATGTCCCCGTCGTAGTAGGTGCGCACCTCGTTCTGTATCGACGAGAAGCCGACCAGGGAGATCTTCGCGTCCGCCAAAGTGGTGTTCGGGCGGGCGCTTTCGGCCGCCCTGACGATCTCATCGACCTGATCCATGGCCTCGGTGCCGAACGGGTCCAGCGCCGTCTGGACCAGGTACCTGACGGAGTGGCCGTCAGGTGAGACGAAAAGCGCTGCGGCCTTGTTGAATTCATCTTGTGTGAGGATCTGTGGCGGGATGTAGAAGCCGGACATCTGCGGATCGGACGCGTCGCGCTTCATCGCGAGCAGGAACTGCGAGGCCTGATCGAGGCCCCGACCCATGTTCCTGGTCTGGTCGACGAGTAATTGGACGCCTTGCGCGAGTTGATGACTGGAAGTTGCCAGCAGGTCGGCGCCCTGCTCCAGCTCGTCGAGCTGGCGCTTGATGCTCGTGGCGTCTTCCAGTCCGAGTTCGCGGGCCGCCGCGGTGGCCTCGTTGATGCTCTCCTGCAGGCCTTTGACGGCTTCGTCGAGTGTCTCGTCGCCCTCGGTGGATTCCAGTTGGCGTCCGAGTTCGGCGAACTTGTCCAGGTTTCCGTTGTCCTTGGCGTCGACGATGCGCTGCAGATCCGCGCGGGCCGCAGCACAGGCCGGATCGATGTTGCACTCCGGGCTGACGTTCAGGGCCCTGACCACAGGGGCGGCCCAGTTGTAGACGTCGGTGATCCGCGCGAGATTGACGCCCATGGCCCGCCCCAGCGACCGCATGTTGGCGACCAGCTCGGTGGTCTGGTCGATCTGGTCGAGGGTCTTGGCACCGCCGTACTTCGTCTGCATGTCGGCGAGCGCACCGACCAGTGGCCGCACGGTGACGAGCGCGTTGGTCACCTGCGAGCTGATCTGCCCGAGGACGTCGGCGAGCTTGTGCGCGCCGCCACTGAGCGCCGACAGCTGCGAATCGTTGGCGTCGATCAGACCGACCGCGTCGTTGAGCTTGCCGCCGACCTCGCCGGCCTGCCACGTCGCGCGGGCTTCCTGGAGCATCTCGCCCGTGGGGCGCGTGACACCGCGGACCATCTCGATGTCGGGCAGCTGGCTCACACGCTGGGCCATCTGCTCCATGTCGGCCAGCGCCTTGGGGCTTCGCAGGTCCTGCGGCGACTGGATCAGGATGAACTGCTGGACGGTACTGCTGACGGGGAAGTGTTCGTCAAGCGCCGCGTAACCCATGTTGCTGTGCGCATCGTCGGGCAGATTCTTGCGGTCGTCGTAGTTGAAGTTCACCAGCATGGCGCACCCGGCCAGCGCGAGCAGTACCGCGAGACTGGCGGCCAGGTGGATCACGGGCTTGCGCACGATGTGCACGCCGGACCGGCGCCACAACCTGCCGGTCAGATCCTTGCGGGGCTTGACCCAGCCACGCCGCCCCGCCAGCACGATCATCGCAGGCAGCAGTGTCACGGACGCGAAGAAGCCGAATGCGATGGTGACCGAAAGCGCCGGGCCGACGGTGGAGAACACACCGAGGTCCGTGAACGCCAGGCCGAGGAATGTGATCGCGACCGTGCCTGCCGATCCGGCGATCACCTTGCCGATCGAGTCGAGGGCCGCGACGACGGCGTCGTCGGAGCTGAGCCCTGACCGCACGCACTCGTGATAACGGCTGAACAAGAAGATGGCGTAGTCGGTGCCTGCCCCCATCATCATCGCCGTCATCAACATGAGGGTCTGGGGGCCCAGGCCGATCACGTGCAGCGCGCCGAGACCGGCCACCGCCTGCTCGGCCACCACCAACGCCCCGCCCATCATCAGGAGGGGGAGCAGCATCGCGACGATGTTGCGATAGACGATGATGAGGATCGTCAGCACGATC
This genomic window from Mycolicibacterium goodii contains:
- a CDS encoding SDR family oxidoreductase produces the protein MSSQRPDGAGLRLLVVGASSGIGHAVAESAAERGVKVAVAARRIDLLDALAEKVGGFAFELDVEDRAAITRVVNEAADALGGLDAVVFTSTVIPFAYIEDTDFATWLHAFSVNAIGANHVLRAAVPRLSENGVVLVASSHDVGRPRAGVAAYSASKAALDEILHSWRSEHPELSLIRVGVGPTEDTEILRGADRDLLDQLLKLWVEQGALPARMSALHDVANTLVSLVTTAFENPTVVPEVVQLSPRIRKRAPAKQ
- a CDS encoding RND family transporter, whose product is MFRRFVPRNWLSRVGFSGLGRFIVRHPLVVIASWLAVAGVLLAAVPSLPAVAERNPPGFLPADSEVFAAGNDMQKAFNETGGGNVAIAILSNDNGLTPDDEETYRKLVEKLRADTENVLSTQDFVSIPELRQVMTSADNKAWQLPISAAGTMGTADGQTAYRHIVDTVKSSTANTSLSAEVIGPAATFEDVVKIGERDQHVIEIATVLIVLTILIIVYRNIVAMLLPLLMMGGALVVAEQAVAGLGALHVIGLGPQTLMLMTAMMMGAGTDYAIFLFSRYHECVRSGLSSDDAVVAALDSIGKVIAGSAGTVAITFLGLAFTDLGVFSTVGPALSVTIAFGFFASVTLLPAMIVLAGRRGWVKPRKDLTGRLWRRSGVHIVRKPVIHLAASLAVLLALAGCAMLVNFNYDDRKNLPDDAHSNMGYAALDEHFPVSSTVQQFILIQSPQDLRSPKALADMEQMAQRVSQLPDIEMVRGVTRPTGEMLQEARATWQAGEVGGKLNDAVGLIDANDSQLSALSGGAHKLADVLGQISSQVTNALVTVRPLVGALADMQTKYGGAKTLDQIDQTTELVANMRSLGRAMGVNLARITDVYNWAAPVVRALNVSPECNIDPACAAARADLQRIVDAKDNGNLDKFAELGRQLESTEGDETLDEAVKGLQESINEATAAARELGLEDATSIKRQLDELEQGADLLATSSHQLAQGVQLLVDQTRNMGRGLDQASQFLLAMKRDASDPQMSGFYIPPQILTQDEFNKAAALFVSPDGHSVRYLVQTALDPFGTEAMDQVDEIVRAAESARPNTTLADAKISLVGFSSIQNEVRTYYDGDIRFIITVTLIVVFLILAGLLRSIIAPIYLVLSVVLSYMSALGIGVVFFQFILGKQIVWTVPGMAFLVLVAVGADYNLLLISRIRDEAAHGMRTAVIRTIGATGGVITSAGLIFAASMFGMTFSSLLAAVQIGFIIGVGLLLDTFLVRTITVPAAAVLIGKLSWWPTKPPAGEPVRKADDAEPTATTDEPEGPSEPVALPAGQV